GCAGCACGTCTGTCTCTGGCAGGTCGACGCGCGAGGCAGTGGCGGGACCTGCCGGACCACGCGCAACGCGCTGCGGCGGGGCCTGAGCATCGGCTCGCCGAGGACCGGCACCGCCGTGGCCGTGCCCGACGACGTGCGCGCGGTCCGCGGACCGGCGCGCGCCCGCGGCCGTCGCGCGACCTACGCCGTGCGCGGGAACCTCGCGCGCCTGCCCCGCGTGGGCGGGCCGCTGACGCTCGTGCGCTAGCGCTCGCCGTGGAGCGTGATGGTGAGCGGCTGCGGCTCGCCGGGCTCGACCGGCAGGCCCTGGATGCGGCGGTGGAAGGCGCGCGCCACCCGCGTGGCGTGCGCCTTCGCCAGCTGCGCCTTGGGGCCCGCGAAGAGCTCGTCGACGGTCTGGGTCCAGAGCGCCAGCCAGCGCTCGAAGTGCCCGCCGCGCAGCGGCGACAGGCGGTTGAGCGAGGCGTGCGGGGCGAAGGCGCCGCCGCTGTAGGCCGGGACCCCGAGGAGGATCGTCTCCCAGAACGAGGCGATCACCGGCAGGTGCTCGTCGAGGTCGAGCTTCGCGACGTCGGTGAAGAGGTAGCCGATCATCGTGTCGCTCATGGCGCGCTCGTAGAACGCGCGCACCAGGCGCTCGACGTCGGCGCGGGTCTCGATGTCGGTCAGGGGCTCGGCCATGCGTCCTCCATAGTGTGCCGCGATGGGCGAGATGCTCGACCGGATGCTCCGCGGGGAGCTCTACCTGGCCGACGACCCCGAGATCGAGTCGTGGTGGGACGCGGTCGCCACGAAGGTCGAGGCCTACAACGCGCCCGGGCTTGCGCAGGCCGAGCGCGACGTCCTCCTGCGCGACCTCCTGGCCGAGGTCGGCGTGGGCGTCGTCGTGCGGCCGCGGTTCCTCGTCGAGTACGGCCAGGTCCGCATCGGCGACGGCACGTTCATCAACTTCGACTGCGTGATGCTCGACGTCGCGCCCGTGACGATCGGGGCGCGCTGCTGGATCGCCACGCGGGTGCAGTTCCTGACCGCGACGCACCCGATCGACCTCGGGCCGCGCAGCGCCGGCTGGGAGTACGCGAAGCCGATCGCGCTCGGCGACGACGTC
The DNA window shown above is from Conexibacter sp. SYSU D00693 and carries:
- a CDS encoding group III truncated hemoglobin — its product is MAEPLTDIETRADVERLVRAFYERAMSDTMIGYLFTDVAKLDLDEHLPVIASFWETILLGVPAYSGGAFAPHASLNRLSPLRGGHFERWLALWTQTVDELFAGPKAQLAKAHATRVARAFHRRIQGLPVEPGEPQPLTITLHGER
- a CDS encoding sugar O-acetyltransferase produces the protein MGEMLDRMLRGELYLADDPEIESWWDAVATKVEAYNAPGLAQAERDVLLRDLLAEVGVGVVVRPRFLVEYGQVRIGDGTFINFDCVMLDVAPVTIGARCWIATRVQFLTATHPIDLGPRSAGWEYAKPIALGDDVWLGGGVIVCPGVTIGAGSVIGAGAVVTKDVPAGVVAAGNPARVLREIGDADRVDVPEL